In Metopolophium dirhodum isolate CAU chromosome 7, ASM1992520v1, whole genome shotgun sequence, one genomic interval encodes:
- the LOC132949068 gene encoding protein gustavus isoform X6, producing the protein MGHHKLDTIRLTISYRLKGTGGSALGGASSALVGTSGNLGAAAAAAVLSGGSSRVTSSGVELRELRRHNYKASVSVLSHLNKGNAASPYVSIGGGHRQRTRAHRAMNMGQKISSGVKTVSRESAQPYKPVVPRELAQDFARPARLDILLDMPPASKEMQIKHGWNAEDRSLNIFVKEEDKLTFHRHPVAQSTDCIRGKTGLTKGLHVWEVNWSTRQRGTHAVVGVATQDAPLHSVGYQSLVGSNDQSWGWDLGRNKLYHDSKSYDGITYPALLKPDETFIVPDKFLVVLDMDEGTLSFVVDGQYLGVAFRGLKGRKLFPIVSAVWGHCEITMKYIGGLDPEPLPLMDLCRRVIRQRIGKQYLEERVMDLNLPQSLSVYLLYRDRR; encoded by the exons ACTGAAGGGCACCGGTGGCAGTGCTCTGGGTGGTGCGAGCAGCGCATTAGTAGGCACCAGCGGCAATCTTGGCGCGGCAGCAGCCGCTGCTGTGCTTAGCGGCGGTAGCAGTCGCGTGACGTCGTCGGGCGTTGAGCTCAGGGAGCTCAGGCGCCACAACTACAAGGCTTCCGTGTCGGTGCTGTCGCACCTGAACAAAGGCAACGCCGCTTCGCCGTACGTCAGCATCGGAGGAGGACACCGACAACGGACCAGAGCCCACCGGGCCATGAACATGGGCCAGAAAATATCTA GTGGAGTTAAAACTGTTAGCCGCGAAAGTGCGCAACCATACAAGCCTGTAGTACCCAGAGAGCTGGCCCAAGATTTTGCCCGTCCGGCCAGATTAGACATACTATTAGACATGCCGCCGGCGTCGAAAGAAATGCAAATCAAACACGGTTGGAACGCGGAGGATAGGTCTCTAAACATATTTGTCAag GAAGAAGACAAACTGACATTCCACAGGCATCCGGTAGCCCAGAGTACCGATTGCATCAGAGGTAAGACTGGCTTGACCAAAGGTCTGCACGTGTGGGAAGTAAACTGGTCGACCAGGCAACGCGGAACGCACGCAGTGGTCGGCGTCGCGACACAAGATGCACCTCTGCACTCTGTCGGTTATCAGAGTTTGGTGGGAAGTAACGACCAGTCATGGGGCTGGGATTTAGGGCGTAACAAATTGTACCACGATTCGAAAAGCTACGACGGCATTACGTATCCGGCCTTGCTCAAGCCCGACGAGACGTTTATAGTGCCAGATAAATTTTTAG tcGTTTTGGATATGGACGAGGGAACACTATCCTTTGTCGTAGACGGCCAGTATTTGGGCGTAGCGTTTAGAGGCCTCAAGGGGCGGAAATTATTCCCAATTGTCAGCGCTGTTTGGGGTCACTGTGAAATTACGATGAAATACATCGGCGGACTAGATC CTGAACCTTTACCGCTGATGGACCTATGTAGACGAGTCATTAGACAACGAATCGGTAAACAATACCTAGAAGAACGCGTCATGGACTTGAACCTGCCGCAATCTCTAAGCGTTTACTTATTATACCGGGACAGGAGATAA
- the LOC132949068 gene encoding protein gustavus isoform X3 — translation MMQSLTSERTRKNVVNAASLVWSVYLGLDEESYASIKDSVKEFWNLIGLKGTGGSALGGASSALVGTSGNLGAAAAAAVLSGGSSRVTSSGVELRELRRHNYKASVSVLSHLNKGNAASPYVSIGGGHRQRTRAHRAMNMGQKISSGVKTVSRESAQPYKPVVPRELAQDFARPARLDILLDMPPASKEMQIKHGWNAEDRSLNIFVKEEDKLTFHRHPVAQSTDCIRGKTGLTKGLHVWEVNWSTRQRGTHAVVGVATQDAPLHSVGYQSLVGSNDQSWGWDLGRNKLYHDSKSYDGITYPALLKPDETFIVPDKFLVVLDMDEGTLSFVVDGQYLGVAFRGLKGRKLFPIVSAVWGHCEITMKYIGGLDPEPLPLMDLCRRVIRQRIGKQYLEERVMDLNLPQSLSVYLLYRDRR, via the exons gtCAGTATATTTGGGTTTAGACGAAGAATCGTACGCTAGCATTAAAGATTCTGTTAAAGAGTTTTGGAATCTAATAGG ACTGAAGGGCACCGGTGGCAGTGCTCTGGGTGGTGCGAGCAGCGCATTAGTAGGCACCAGCGGCAATCTTGGCGCGGCAGCAGCCGCTGCTGTGCTTAGCGGCGGTAGCAGTCGCGTGACGTCGTCGGGCGTTGAGCTCAGGGAGCTCAGGCGCCACAACTACAAGGCTTCCGTGTCGGTGCTGTCGCACCTGAACAAAGGCAACGCCGCTTCGCCGTACGTCAGCATCGGAGGAGGACACCGACAACGGACCAGAGCCCACCGGGCCATGAACATGGGCCAGAAAATATCTA GTGGAGTTAAAACTGTTAGCCGCGAAAGTGCGCAACCATACAAGCCTGTAGTACCCAGAGAGCTGGCCCAAGATTTTGCCCGTCCGGCCAGATTAGACATACTATTAGACATGCCGCCGGCGTCGAAAGAAATGCAAATCAAACACGGTTGGAACGCGGAGGATAGGTCTCTAAACATATTTGTCAag GAAGAAGACAAACTGACATTCCACAGGCATCCGGTAGCCCAGAGTACCGATTGCATCAGAGGTAAGACTGGCTTGACCAAAGGTCTGCACGTGTGGGAAGTAAACTGGTCGACCAGGCAACGCGGAACGCACGCAGTGGTCGGCGTCGCGACACAAGATGCACCTCTGCACTCTGTCGGTTATCAGAGTTTGGTGGGAAGTAACGACCAGTCATGGGGCTGGGATTTAGGGCGTAACAAATTGTACCACGATTCGAAAAGCTACGACGGCATTACGTATCCGGCCTTGCTCAAGCCCGACGAGACGTTTATAGTGCCAGATAAATTTTTAG tcGTTTTGGATATGGACGAGGGAACACTATCCTTTGTCGTAGACGGCCAGTATTTGGGCGTAGCGTTTAGAGGCCTCAAGGGGCGGAAATTATTCCCAATTGTCAGCGCTGTTTGGGGTCACTGTGAAATTACGATGAAATACATCGGCGGACTAGATC CTGAACCTTTACCGCTGATGGACCTATGTAGACGAGTCATTAGACAACGAATCGGTAAACAATACCTAGAAGAACGCGTCATGGACTTGAACCTGCCGCAATCTCTAAGCGTTTACTTATTATACCGGGACAGGAGATAA
- the LOC132949068 gene encoding protein gustavus isoform X2: protein MAICKYIHFNSYYYYFAKGLTTVFARSVYLGLDEESYASIKDSVKEFWNLIGLKGTGGSALGGASSALVGTSGNLGAAAAAAVLSGGSSRVTSSGVELRELRRHNYKASVSVLSHLNKGNAASPYVSIGGGHRQRTRAHRAMNMGQKISSGVKTVSRESAQPYKPVVPRELAQDFARPARLDILLDMPPASKEMQIKHGWNAEDRSLNIFVKEEDKLTFHRHPVAQSTDCIRGKTGLTKGLHVWEVNWSTRQRGTHAVVGVATQDAPLHSVGYQSLVGSNDQSWGWDLGRNKLYHDSKSYDGITYPALLKPDETFIVPDKFLVVLDMDEGTLSFVVDGQYLGVAFRGLKGRKLFPIVSAVWGHCEITMKYIGGLDPEPLPLMDLCRRVIRQRIGKQYLEERVMDLNLPQSLSVYLLYRDRR, encoded by the exons gtCAGTATATTTGGGTTTAGACGAAGAATCGTACGCTAGCATTAAAGATTCTGTTAAAGAGTTTTGGAATCTAATAGG ACTGAAGGGCACCGGTGGCAGTGCTCTGGGTGGTGCGAGCAGCGCATTAGTAGGCACCAGCGGCAATCTTGGCGCGGCAGCAGCCGCTGCTGTGCTTAGCGGCGGTAGCAGTCGCGTGACGTCGTCGGGCGTTGAGCTCAGGGAGCTCAGGCGCCACAACTACAAGGCTTCCGTGTCGGTGCTGTCGCACCTGAACAAAGGCAACGCCGCTTCGCCGTACGTCAGCATCGGAGGAGGACACCGACAACGGACCAGAGCCCACCGGGCCATGAACATGGGCCAGAAAATATCTA GTGGAGTTAAAACTGTTAGCCGCGAAAGTGCGCAACCATACAAGCCTGTAGTACCCAGAGAGCTGGCCCAAGATTTTGCCCGTCCGGCCAGATTAGACATACTATTAGACATGCCGCCGGCGTCGAAAGAAATGCAAATCAAACACGGTTGGAACGCGGAGGATAGGTCTCTAAACATATTTGTCAag GAAGAAGACAAACTGACATTCCACAGGCATCCGGTAGCCCAGAGTACCGATTGCATCAGAGGTAAGACTGGCTTGACCAAAGGTCTGCACGTGTGGGAAGTAAACTGGTCGACCAGGCAACGCGGAACGCACGCAGTGGTCGGCGTCGCGACACAAGATGCACCTCTGCACTCTGTCGGTTATCAGAGTTTGGTGGGAAGTAACGACCAGTCATGGGGCTGGGATTTAGGGCGTAACAAATTGTACCACGATTCGAAAAGCTACGACGGCATTACGTATCCGGCCTTGCTCAAGCCCGACGAGACGTTTATAGTGCCAGATAAATTTTTAG tcGTTTTGGATATGGACGAGGGAACACTATCCTTTGTCGTAGACGGCCAGTATTTGGGCGTAGCGTTTAGAGGCCTCAAGGGGCGGAAATTATTCCCAATTGTCAGCGCTGTTTGGGGTCACTGTGAAATTACGATGAAATACATCGGCGGACTAGATC CTGAACCTTTACCGCTGATGGACCTATGTAGACGAGTCATTAGACAACGAATCGGTAAACAATACCTAGAAGAACGCGTCATGGACTTGAACCTGCCGCAATCTCTAAGCGTTTACTTATTATACCGGGACAGGAGATAA
- the LOC132949068 gene encoding protein gustavus isoform X4: protein MNRDYHTVRAQMSTLFPPSVYLGLDEESYASIKDSVKEFWNLIGLKGTGGSALGGASSALVGTSGNLGAAAAAAVLSGGSSRVTSSGVELRELRRHNYKASVSVLSHLNKGNAASPYVSIGGGHRQRTRAHRAMNMGQKISSGVKTVSRESAQPYKPVVPRELAQDFARPARLDILLDMPPASKEMQIKHGWNAEDRSLNIFVKEEDKLTFHRHPVAQSTDCIRGKTGLTKGLHVWEVNWSTRQRGTHAVVGVATQDAPLHSVGYQSLVGSNDQSWGWDLGRNKLYHDSKSYDGITYPALLKPDETFIVPDKFLVVLDMDEGTLSFVVDGQYLGVAFRGLKGRKLFPIVSAVWGHCEITMKYIGGLDPEPLPLMDLCRRVIRQRIGKQYLEERVMDLNLPQSLSVYLLYRDRR, encoded by the exons atgAATCGCGATTACCATACTGTAAGAGCCCAAATGTCCACATTATTTCCTcc gtCAGTATATTTGGGTTTAGACGAAGAATCGTACGCTAGCATTAAAGATTCTGTTAAAGAGTTTTGGAATCTAATAGG ACTGAAGGGCACCGGTGGCAGTGCTCTGGGTGGTGCGAGCAGCGCATTAGTAGGCACCAGCGGCAATCTTGGCGCGGCAGCAGCCGCTGCTGTGCTTAGCGGCGGTAGCAGTCGCGTGACGTCGTCGGGCGTTGAGCTCAGGGAGCTCAGGCGCCACAACTACAAGGCTTCCGTGTCGGTGCTGTCGCACCTGAACAAAGGCAACGCCGCTTCGCCGTACGTCAGCATCGGAGGAGGACACCGACAACGGACCAGAGCCCACCGGGCCATGAACATGGGCCAGAAAATATCTA GTGGAGTTAAAACTGTTAGCCGCGAAAGTGCGCAACCATACAAGCCTGTAGTACCCAGAGAGCTGGCCCAAGATTTTGCCCGTCCGGCCAGATTAGACATACTATTAGACATGCCGCCGGCGTCGAAAGAAATGCAAATCAAACACGGTTGGAACGCGGAGGATAGGTCTCTAAACATATTTGTCAag GAAGAAGACAAACTGACATTCCACAGGCATCCGGTAGCCCAGAGTACCGATTGCATCAGAGGTAAGACTGGCTTGACCAAAGGTCTGCACGTGTGGGAAGTAAACTGGTCGACCAGGCAACGCGGAACGCACGCAGTGGTCGGCGTCGCGACACAAGATGCACCTCTGCACTCTGTCGGTTATCAGAGTTTGGTGGGAAGTAACGACCAGTCATGGGGCTGGGATTTAGGGCGTAACAAATTGTACCACGATTCGAAAAGCTACGACGGCATTACGTATCCGGCCTTGCTCAAGCCCGACGAGACGTTTATAGTGCCAGATAAATTTTTAG tcGTTTTGGATATGGACGAGGGAACACTATCCTTTGTCGTAGACGGCCAGTATTTGGGCGTAGCGTTTAGAGGCCTCAAGGGGCGGAAATTATTCCCAATTGTCAGCGCTGTTTGGGGTCACTGTGAAATTACGATGAAATACATCGGCGGACTAGATC CTGAACCTTTACCGCTGATGGACCTATGTAGACGAGTCATTAGACAACGAATCGGTAAACAATACCTAGAAGAACGCGTCATGGACTTGAACCTGCCGCAATCTCTAAGCGTTTACTTATTATACCGGGACAGGAGATAA
- the LOC132949068 gene encoding protein gustavus isoform X5 — protein sequence MGHHKLDTIRLTISYRSVYLGLDEESYASIKDSVKEFWNLIGLKGTGGSALGGASSALVGTSGNLGAAAAAAVLSGGSSRVTSSGVELRELRRHNYKASVSVLSHLNKGNAASPYVSIGGGHRQRTRAHRAMNMGQKISSGVKTVSRESAQPYKPVVPRELAQDFARPARLDILLDMPPASKEMQIKHGWNAEDRSLNIFVKEEDKLTFHRHPVAQSTDCIRGKTGLTKGLHVWEVNWSTRQRGTHAVVGVATQDAPLHSVGYQSLVGSNDQSWGWDLGRNKLYHDSKSYDGITYPALLKPDETFIVPDKFLVVLDMDEGTLSFVVDGQYLGVAFRGLKGRKLFPIVSAVWGHCEITMKYIGGLDPEPLPLMDLCRRVIRQRIGKQYLEERVMDLNLPQSLSVYLLYRDRR from the exons gtCAGTATATTTGGGTTTAGACGAAGAATCGTACGCTAGCATTAAAGATTCTGTTAAAGAGTTTTGGAATCTAATAGG ACTGAAGGGCACCGGTGGCAGTGCTCTGGGTGGTGCGAGCAGCGCATTAGTAGGCACCAGCGGCAATCTTGGCGCGGCAGCAGCCGCTGCTGTGCTTAGCGGCGGTAGCAGTCGCGTGACGTCGTCGGGCGTTGAGCTCAGGGAGCTCAGGCGCCACAACTACAAGGCTTCCGTGTCGGTGCTGTCGCACCTGAACAAAGGCAACGCCGCTTCGCCGTACGTCAGCATCGGAGGAGGACACCGACAACGGACCAGAGCCCACCGGGCCATGAACATGGGCCAGAAAATATCTA GTGGAGTTAAAACTGTTAGCCGCGAAAGTGCGCAACCATACAAGCCTGTAGTACCCAGAGAGCTGGCCCAAGATTTTGCCCGTCCGGCCAGATTAGACATACTATTAGACATGCCGCCGGCGTCGAAAGAAATGCAAATCAAACACGGTTGGAACGCGGAGGATAGGTCTCTAAACATATTTGTCAag GAAGAAGACAAACTGACATTCCACAGGCATCCGGTAGCCCAGAGTACCGATTGCATCAGAGGTAAGACTGGCTTGACCAAAGGTCTGCACGTGTGGGAAGTAAACTGGTCGACCAGGCAACGCGGAACGCACGCAGTGGTCGGCGTCGCGACACAAGATGCACCTCTGCACTCTGTCGGTTATCAGAGTTTGGTGGGAAGTAACGACCAGTCATGGGGCTGGGATTTAGGGCGTAACAAATTGTACCACGATTCGAAAAGCTACGACGGCATTACGTATCCGGCCTTGCTCAAGCCCGACGAGACGTTTATAGTGCCAGATAAATTTTTAG tcGTTTTGGATATGGACGAGGGAACACTATCCTTTGTCGTAGACGGCCAGTATTTGGGCGTAGCGTTTAGAGGCCTCAAGGGGCGGAAATTATTCCCAATTGTCAGCGCTGTTTGGGGTCACTGTGAAATTACGATGAAATACATCGGCGGACTAGATC CTGAACCTTTACCGCTGATGGACCTATGTAGACGAGTCATTAGACAACGAATCGGTAAACAATACCTAGAAGAACGCGTCATGGACTTGAACCTGCCGCAATCTCTAAGCGTTTACTTATTATACCGGGACAGGAGATAA
- the LOC132949068 gene encoding protein gustavus isoform X7 produces the protein MNMGQKISSGVKTVSRESAQPYKPVVPRELAQDFARPARLDILLDMPPASKEMQIKHGWNAEDRSLNIFVKEEDKLTFHRHPVAQSTDCIRGKTGLTKGLHVWEVNWSTRQRGTHAVVGVATQDAPLHSVGYQSLVGSNDQSWGWDLGRNKLYHDSKSYDGITYPALLKPDETFIVPDKFLVVLDMDEGTLSFVVDGQYLGVAFRGLKGRKLFPIVSAVWGHCEITMKYIGGLDPEPLPLMDLCRRVIRQRIGKQYLEERVMDLNLPQSLSVYLLYRDRR, from the exons ATGAACATGGGCCAGAAAATATCTA GTGGAGTTAAAACTGTTAGCCGCGAAAGTGCGCAACCATACAAGCCTGTAGTACCCAGAGAGCTGGCCCAAGATTTTGCCCGTCCGGCCAGATTAGACATACTATTAGACATGCCGCCGGCGTCGAAAGAAATGCAAATCAAACACGGTTGGAACGCGGAGGATAGGTCTCTAAACATATTTGTCAag GAAGAAGACAAACTGACATTCCACAGGCATCCGGTAGCCCAGAGTACCGATTGCATCAGAGGTAAGACTGGCTTGACCAAAGGTCTGCACGTGTGGGAAGTAAACTGGTCGACCAGGCAACGCGGAACGCACGCAGTGGTCGGCGTCGCGACACAAGATGCACCTCTGCACTCTGTCGGTTATCAGAGTTTGGTGGGAAGTAACGACCAGTCATGGGGCTGGGATTTAGGGCGTAACAAATTGTACCACGATTCGAAAAGCTACGACGGCATTACGTATCCGGCCTTGCTCAAGCCCGACGAGACGTTTATAGTGCCAGATAAATTTTTAG tcGTTTTGGATATGGACGAGGGAACACTATCCTTTGTCGTAGACGGCCAGTATTTGGGCGTAGCGTTTAGAGGCCTCAAGGGGCGGAAATTATTCCCAATTGTCAGCGCTGTTTGGGGTCACTGTGAAATTACGATGAAATACATCGGCGGACTAGATC CTGAACCTTTACCGCTGATGGACCTATGTAGACGAGTCATTAGACAACGAATCGGTAAACAATACCTAGAAGAACGCGTCATGGACTTGAACCTGCCGCAATCTCTAAGCGTTTACTTATTATACCGGGACAGGAGATAA